GTCATAGCTATGGTTTCGATTGTCTCCCAGGACAAAGTATTGTTGCTTGGGGACGATCACAGGCCCATAGTTATAGGTCGGCTGCTCTTTCACATAAGGCTCATCAATAACCTTACCGTTGATTAGCGTTTGTCCATTACAGATTTGCACCACATCTCCTGGTAGACCTACCACACGTTTGATCAGGTCATGATGCAAGTTTTGTGCCTCCAATTCTGGGGGAGCTTTGAATACTACTAGATCCTCTCGCTGAGGAGGATGGAATCGGTAACTGAGTTTTTCAACCAGCAGGCGATCGCCCACTTCCAGTGTTGGTTGCATGGATTCAGATGGGATGTAGCGCAACTCAGCAATCAAGGTGTGGATGCCCAACGCCATGAGTAACCCAACTGCAACGGTTTTGGTGGAGTCAATCCAGGGGTTGGGGGTGTCTTTACGAGAGTAAGTTGGGTGTAGGGTCGTCATAAAAATGTGCTAGCCAGTGCGAGAAGGGCAAGAATTGCTTTATAAGTCCAGTGAATTTGAGTTTTAGGACAGAGCAGGATGGCAAATCCCAGGTGTAGGACGCCAAGGAGAGGGTTTTGCCAGAGTTCTAGCCCGCCTACAATGGTGAGTAAGCCCGTCATGAACCACTCCAGCCATCCTACAAATCGAGCAAACCCGTCCATCTTGCTCACGGTAAACCCCAACGATTCTTGTGCTGCTGTCGGGCACTGTGTTGGGCTTGTTGCAGCATAGGGACAATTTCGGTCGGCAGGTTCTTCTGATTGGGGTGAAGTTCAGCGAGTCCCTGCGCTAGGAGAATCTGTTGTAAAAGTGTGCCACTGGGCAGACGGACGAGTGCCAAGGGAGACTCTGGACTCAGGAACTGGATGTCAATCTGGTTCTGATAAGCGTGAATCAGCATCCTCGCGGCGCGATTGGCTTGATTCTGCCAAGTGGCGTCAATAGGTTTGAGCCCTGCCAGTTGAATGCTTCGAGACGGATGTTGCGGCGAAAAGATTTGCCAGGTGTTGCTATCCATCGAGATCACCCTTGTCTGCGCCACTTTTTGTGACAGTAACTTCGGTGGTTGAGCGGATTGGAAAAGTTTTAGGATGCCCCAGCGCATCGCGATCGGTAGCAATAATCCCAGCAAGCTACTGTACACCAGTATTCGTGCTGGGCCTGCCTTCATGATTTGCTACCGAACCAGCGATTAATGAAGTGAAATTCGTGGAGCAGTAGGTTTCTGAGACGCTGTTGCCAGGATGGATTTAAGCGAAATAGTGGGGTTTGTCGGGCTAGGGCTTGCTGTAAATCCGCAATGCCTAAGCCAACAGCAGTCAGCTGCAACTCCAAATGCCCAATTTCTGGAACT
The sequence above is drawn from the Trichocoleus desertorum ATA4-8-CV12 genome and encodes:
- the lepB gene encoding signal peptidase I, giving the protein MTTLHPTYSRKDTPNPWIDSTKTVAVGLLMALGIHTLIAELRYIPSESMQPTLEVGDRLLVEKLSYRFHPPQREDLVVFKAPPELEAQNLHHDLIKRVVGLPGDVVQICNGQTLINGKVIDEPYVKEQPTYNYGPVIVPKQQYFVLGDNRNHSYDSHFWGFVPGQNIIGQASIRIYPLTRFRYLP